Within the bacterium genome, the region TTCTTTGAAAGTATAATAGTAAAATGCAATATCTATGCCTTTATTTCTATACCCCTCAATGACACCCATGGTTATAACCCTAAGCCGATTGATCTTCTTTGAGTAATATAGAAGTTTTATTATTCCAAACGGGAAAAGCCTTCCGCTTCTCAGGTGTATCAAAGCCTGATTGACATCCGGCAGGGCCAGCGAAAATCCTACAGGTTTACCATCAACCTCGGCAATGAAAACCAGGTCCTTGTCCGCTATCATTTTTAGCTCCTTAGCAAGATGAAGAAATTCAGCTTCCGTCATTGGCACAAAACCCCAATTCTTTTCCCATGCCTTGTTGTAAACTTCAAAAAGACGCCGTATTTCTTCGTCAAGTTTGGAAAAATCAACCTTCCTTATTGCGAACCCGCCTTTTTTGAGAGCATAGTTGCCAAGCTTCTCAAGTCTTTCCGGTATTCTCGGCGTGTCAACTATCCATGCCCACAAATCCTTGGCTTTTTCCATTCCGTATCCCTCGATTAGCTCGATATAATACTTCGGGTTATATGTCATCATAACCACAGGTGGACTATCAAAGCCTTTTACCAGAAGGCCGCACGAATAGTTGGTTGATGGATTCATGGGACCTATAGCAGCTTCAACTCCCTTGTTTTTAAGCCAGTTCGCCGCTGCTTCAAAAAGCGAATTAGCAACACCCTGATTATGGATGCATTCGAAAAAGCCCCAATACCCCCAATTAAGTTCCTGAAACGATATGAAATTAGGGTCGTATATAGCTGCAATCCTACCGAGAACCTGTCCCTTATCAACCGCCAAAAAATACTTCGCCTCAGCGTGCTTCCAAAATGGATGCTTGTTAAAATTATGGAGTTTGTACTCCTCACCCACAAGTGGCGCGACCCAGTTGGGCTCGTACTTGTAAACTTTCCACGGAAAATGAATAAATGCCGCAAGGTGCGCCCTATCTTTAACCTCGATAACCTTGTGAGCCATAAATCCTCCTCCCCAGATATCAGCTTTTTATCTTTTTTATCTCAGCATCGGCTTTGCCTTTGAAAAACTGAATAACCACATTCTCGTTTGGAACGAGTGTGGAACTATCTTTAATTATATTACCATTACGCCATACAATGGAAAATCCCCTTGAGAGCGTGTTCTCAACGGAAAGAAGCTTTATCTTCTCGCTCAAGTGCTCGACTCTCTTTTTGGCTCGCTCAAGGTTTAGTTTAACGATGTTCTCGGCTCTCATTCTCAACTCGTCAAGTTGTCGCCTGAATTCGTCAAGCTGTCTCAGTGGATGTCTCAATTCGGCTCTGTGGTGTAATTGGTCCACCCTTCGCTTTGCCATAAGAATCTTGTTGTGGACGAGGTTCGCCACTCTCCTGAGGATTTGCTCAAGCTTTGCTTTAAGCTCATTTTTGTCTGGCACAGCCATCTCCGCTGCTGCCGAAGGAGTTGGCGCCCGCCTGTCAGCAACAAAATCAGCAATCGTAACATCTATCTCATGCCCAACAGCCGAGATAATAGGTATCTTCGATGCGAAAATAGCCCTCGCAACGCCCTCATCGTTGAAACACCATAGGTCTTCCTCAGAACCACCTCCACGCCCAACTATTATTAGATCAACTTTGCCATATTCGTTAAAATCCTTTATCCCTTGAATAATGTCGGCTGGGGCGTCATCACCCTGAACCAGCGAATGACGCACTATTATTGTTGTCCACGGTGCGCGTCTGCGAACCACTTTTATAATATCTCTTACAGCAGCGCCCTTAGCAGATGTTACCACACCTATGACGAACGGAAATTGTGGAAGCGGTTTTTTGTGGATTGGGTCGAAAAGCCCTTCTGCCCTGAGTTTTTCCTTTAGCATTTCGAATTCTATCGCCCGTTTCCCCTTTCCTGCAGGCAGGATGTTTTTCACCAGTAATTCGAATTTGCCGCCTTTCGCGTAAAGAGTTGGCTTGCAAAGGACTTCAACCGCAACGCCATTCTGAGGCCGCCAGGGAAGGTTTAGATTATAGGTCTGCCACATTACACACTCCACTTGCGCCTGCTCGTCGCGGAGAATGAAATACCAATTGCCGTTATGGGTCTTAAAATCACGAATTTCGCCTGTAACCCAGACATCGAGCGGGAACCTCTCGTCAAGAATATCTTTGATGAGATTGTTAAGTTCCGAAACGCGATATATTTTCCGTTCCACAATCATTTTTCATATAAATCTAAACGATAATGAGAATATGTTAAGCAAAAAATTATTTGCGCCAAAGCTGAGTTAAAATTTTATTGACACAAAAAAGGTTTGTTTTATTTTTGGCAAAGCCATAATGTTTGGAGTATTTAGTTAAAACTGCATTCTAAGACTGTGAACCGAAGTAGAGATACCTTAAAACCGCGTGTAAACGAACGGATAAGGGTAAAAAGAGTACGGGTTATAGGGCCTGACGGCAAACAACTTGGGATAATGCCCACGGCGGAAGCATTGCAGCGAGCATACGACATGGACCTCGACCTTATAGAGATAGCTCCACATGAAAATCCGCCAGTTTGCAAGATAATGAATTATGGAAAGTACCTTTACGAACTCAAAAAGCGCGAAAAGGAGCTTAAAAAGAAGCAGGTAGGAACCCAGCTTAAAGAAATAAGGCTTACATCGCGAATAGGTGAACACGACTTCAATGTCAAACTAAAAAAGATTCGGGAATTTCTCGAACACGGCTACAGAGTAAAAGTTTCTCTAAGGTTCAGAGGACGAGAGATAACGCATCGCGAACTCGGCGAGGAATTGTTGCGGCGAATAGCGAATCAAACGCAGGACCTTGGAAAAGTTGACTTCGGCCCAAAGCTTGAAGGACAGTTTATGGTTATCCAGATAGTGCCTTTCGGAAGAAAAGCGAGGAAAAGCTAAAAGGAAAATTTACTTCCGAAATTTTTATTAACAATGTTGTTGCGAATAGGCTATTTTTTTATAAAATAGCATCAAAAAAACTTCTTAGGTGGAGGAATATTGATGCCAAAGTTGAAAACGAAAAGAGGAGTAAGGCGTCGCTTCAAAATAACGAAAACTGGAAAAGTTCTTGCATACCATGCAGGCAAAATCCACTTTAAGCGGCGAAAAAGAGCTAACACCAAGCGCAAACTGCGCCAGAAACAGATTCTTGCAACGGGTGACGCCAAGAGAGTAAAGAAAATGTTACCGTATGCTTAATTTTTTGAAAGAGCTGATCGAAGGCAGCCAAGTTGGCGGACGCCACGCCTTACGATTGGCAAGGAGGTGAAAGATGAGAAACATACCAAAAGTACCAGCCCATAGGAAAAGAAGAAAGTTCGTAAAAGCAGCAAAAGGTTATTTCGGTGCCAGAAAAAGACTCTACCGCACTGCACGCGAGGCAGTAGAAAGAGCTTGGCAATACCAATACATACACAGAAAACTTAGAAAGCGTGAGTTCCGCAGATTGTGGATAGCAAGGATAAACGCAGCGGCAAGGGAATACGGCATATCGTATTCAAAACTTATAGGCGCATTAAAAAAAGCTAACATAAAACTGAACAGGAAGATGCTTGCGCTCCTTGCTTTTGAAAATCCTCAGGCTTTCAGGGAAGTATTGGTATCAGCAGGCCTTGTCCCGCAAGAGGGGTGAAAATGGAGCTTTCCGAGCTTCGCGAAAAACTTGAGAAACTAATTTCTGAAGCCCAAAAGGCAGCAAAATCCGCCAGTCCAGACGAGTTAATAAAGCTACGCCCAAAATTCCTTGGCCGCAAAGGAGAACTCTCCCAGATAATGCGTCTTCTCGGTCAACTCCCACAGGATGTAAGGCCACAAGCAGGAAAACTCGCCAACGAAGCCAAAAGAAAACTTGAGGACATATTCGCAACCGTTGAGGAAAAACCAAGAAAGGCGGAAAAAGTATTTGACCCAACATTACCCGGAAGATACCACGAACTTGGCTCAATACATCCCATAAGGCAGGTTCTCCGTGAAATAGTTGACATATTCTATGGCATGGGATTCTCTGTCGCGTCAGGTCCCGAAATAGAGACGGAATATTATAATTTTGACGCTCTTAATACCCCCGAAGACCACCCTGCAAGAGACATACAAGATACATTTTATCTTCCGAAAAAGAATTGGCTTCTACGCACCCAGACATCGCCCGTTCAAATAAGAGTAATGGAGAGCAGAAAACCGCCCATAAAAATAATAGCGCCAGGACGGTGTTTCCGCCGAGATGCGATAGATGCCACGCATTATTACACATTTCATCAAGTTGAAGGGCTCTATGTAGACCATGATGTCACGCTGGCAGACCTTAAAGGTGTGCTTACTGCGTTTGCCAAGAAGCTTTTGGGCGAGGATGTCGAGGTAAGATTTCGCCCACACTTTTTCCCCTTCACCGAACCATCCGTCGAATACGACTTTTCATGCCCCGTATGCAAGGGCAAGGGTTGCAGAATTTGCAAATACACTGGCTGGATTGAAATATCAGGCGCAGGAATGGTTGATCCTGAGGTATTCAAAGCCGTCGGCTACGACCCAGACGAATATCAAGGTTTCGCATGGGGAATGGGCGTTGAAAGAATAGCGATGGTAAAATTTGGTATAGATGACATAAGGCTTTTCTACGAAAACGATCTCGCCTTTTTAAGGCAATTCTAAACCCACTAAAAAGCTTCATTCTGAAAAAGACCTCATCCAATCCCATATTTTAGATATCGAATCTGTTATCCCGGGGTCTCCTATTTCGATCGGCGACTTTCCACCAACGATAGCATCAGTTATCCTTCTGTCGAACGGCAACATCGATAAAACAGGAACATTATTTTCATCAGCCCATCGTCGAATCTGAGCCGCGACGGACTCATTTATATCGAACTTGTTTATAACTATTGCCACGGGAATTTTAAAATGGGAAATAAGCTTTATCACCCTTTCGAGGTCATGCATGGCTGACAGAGTTGGCTCGGTAACAGCTATCGCAGCATCAACCCCGGTCACAGACGCGATAACCTGACATCCGACACCCGGGGCACCGTCGATAACAAGCCAATCATAACCATACTCCATAGCTTCTTCAGCAGCTCTTTCTCGTAGATATGTAACCATTTTACCGGAATTTTCCCGCCCAGCAGTAAGTTCACCGTGCCACAGTGGACCATACGGGGTATCTGACCTCTTAACATAACCACTTATAATGCTTCTCATTTCCACTGCACCTACAGGACATACCCATTCGCACACCTTGCATCCCTCACAGGCATGTTCGTCAACGATATATGTGGTCCCATCAAACGATATAGCATCGAACCTGCAGTTTTGACGGCATAAATCACAATTTGTGCATTTTTCCGGGTCAATGTATGCTACTTCAGCATCGCTATACTGTTCTTTAGAGGATATCTTAGCGCTTACCACGAATTCGAGGTTTGCGGCATCAACATCAGCATCCACCAAGACCTTTTTCGGCACAAGTCTCGCTAATGCAGATGTTATCGTAGTTTTCCCCGTACCACCTTTTCCGCTTATTACGACTACTTGTTTCATGATGATAGTGCTTTTATTTTCCTCCAGAGTTCAACAAATTTATCACGCCATTCAGACGACATAGCGACAGGTGCTTGTCCTTGAGAATACCATTTTGCGATCCTGTCGTCGTAAGGTATTTCAGCGAGTATCGGTATCTCGCGCTCTTTAGCAAGTTTTCTTACTTCCTCATCTCCGATATCTGCTCTATTAACGACAATTCCGACTTTCTTGTTTAGCGAATCAGTTATTATCAGCGCCTCTTTAAGATCATGGATACCGAAGGGTGTCGGCTCGGTTACCAGAACCACGAAATCCGCCCGCCGAACAGATTCTACCATAGGATGGGCAGCACCAGGTGGGCAATCGACAATGATATCTCCACCCACAACAAAATCGAAAAGCTGTCTTATAAGAGGTGTAGCGAATGATTCTCCCACATTAAGGTCGCCATCGATGAACTTAATCTTATTCTTTTCACCATGTCTTATGTAGCCTATTTCACGCGGCACTTCTTTTATCGCTTTCTGCGGACATACAAGCACACAACCGCCACAACTTTTGCACATCTCAGGAACTGCGAATACCTTAAGCCCTTTAAGAACCACTATCGCATTGTAGGCGCAGAATTTGGAGCATTCTTCACAAAAATCACACTTATTAAGGTCAACTTCTGGGAAAGGCACAGTTGCCTTTTTTACCGAATTTATCTGCGCATGAAGAAGAATATTAGCATTTGGTTCCTCCACATCAGCGTCGAGCAAAGTTACATTCTGGGCTGCCAGCGCAAGCGACACTGCTACGGTCGTTTTTCCTGTCCCACCTTTTCCGCTCGCTATCGAAACTATCATGATATGACCTTAGCTTTAGCCAATCCTTCGCTTTCCCCTGCCCAGACCTCTACCCATACCTCGACCAAGGCCTCTTCCACCATGTCTCCTGCCCCATCCCATACCGCGACCGAGACCTCTTCCTGGACCAAACCCCATTCCATAACCCATACCAATATTTGGAATTTGATGCGCGGAAGTCGGCTCACCTTCCTCTTTTCCAGCTACAGGAATTTCATCTTCATAGTAAATAGCCCCAAAGGGACATCTCTCAACGCAAATCCCGCAATTAGTGCACAAATCCTTATTAATAACTGCTTTCCCATCGACAATTTTTATGGCACCAACGGGGCAAAACCTTTCGCATACACCGCATCCAGTGCATAGCGATTCCTCAATTTTAGGAATCATTTTTCACCTCACCCAAGATATTTTAGGGCGGACATTTAAGCCCGCCCCCATCGTTATTCTTGTTCTGATTTTTTCATCCGCTCCTGTATTTCCTGCAATCTCCTCTCTATTTCCTCAATCTGTTTGCGCAGATTCTGAGCAGTGGTTCGCAGGAACTTCTCTTCTTCTTCAGGCGTTGGCTCGTAGCCTGCGTAAGGATAGTATGGTGCTCCCCATCGAGCCCAGCCGGGCAAACCGGTAAGATAGTACCAATTGCGCCATCTCCATCCTCTTCCCCAGCCACCGAACCAGATGGGGTATACATACCTTGCAGCTCTACCAAGCCATCTTCCGCCCCAACCTGGGACGACATAGCCAGGGTGAGGGTATCCAGCGCAATATCCAAGGCCCCTGCCAGTCATTGGGCCTGCGCCCCATGGGCCTGTTCTATCTCCCCACGGCATATTTCTTCACCTCCTTTTTATTTCTGTTATTTCCTCTAATTCTCCCTTAACGAAGGAATCAAAAGCTTGCTTTGCTGTCACGCCTGCCGGCGCGGAGAAAATCTTCACTCCAGCAGATTGTAACATAGACATGGAATTGGGTCCTATCTGAGTAACAATCACAGCCTTTACCCCTTTATTTATCAACATCTGGCACACCTGAATACCAGCACCACCACGAGCATCCGCATAAGGATTAGGAAGTGTCTCTACAAGTTTCCCAGAGGATGAATCAAACAAAACGAACGAGTTTGCTCTACCAAACCTTGGATCTATTGCTGAATCCTCACTCTCTCTTGTTGTCGGTATTGCTACTACCATTCTCTCCTCCTTCAAATCAAAGTATATTTACCAAAAAGCGTTTGTCAATATTAGAATGCTCTAATATTGTTAGATTAATCTAATAATTTTTCAATAGAAGTCAACCCTTTTATCTATTCTTTTAAATTTCGCTATTTTTAACCAACGGGTTGACCAGCGAGCTTCTCAAGGAATGCCTTTGCTTTCACGCGGTTAAACTTGAATCCTACTTCATTGGGTTCAAATCCCAATGCCAAGCCGAGAAGCTGTGGATAGTAAAGCACTGGTATTTTGTACTCGGTTCCAAATTCGTGTTCCACTTTCCGCTGATTCCCCTCATACATTACAGAGCAGAAGGGGCAAATTAATATAAGCGCGTCAGCCTGCGCCTCTTTTACTGCATCCAATTTTGCTTTCGTCATCTTAAGCGCTATGTCTTCCCTTACGCCCAAAATAGCTCCACCACAGCATTTGTCCTTCTCGCGATAAAATATAGATTCAGCTCCCGTAACTTCTATCAACTCATCAAGCGTATGAGGATTTTCAGGGTCGTCAAGGTTTCCGTATATTTCCGACGGTTTTATGTAATGGCAACCATAGTGAGCAGCAACTCTTATACCCTCAAGCGGTCTTACTACATGCTTTTTTATCTCTTCGATTCCATAGTCCTCGTAAAGCATTCTGGCGAAATGTTTGACTTCGATACTTCCGTTGTAGCTCAATCCAAAACGCTTAAGTTTTTCGTTGAAATGCTTGAGATACTCGGGGTCTTTTCTGAAATGATAGTTAGCTTCCTGAAGAGTTTCAACACACGCAGAACATAGGGTTACTATATTAAGACCTTGCTTTTCCGCCAGAGCGAGGTTTCGCGCTGCCATAAGAAATCCTGCTTCTTGTTTCACTGACCTTATCGGAAAACCGCAGCAACTGAATTCAGGAATATCAACGAGTTCTATGCCAAGCTTTTCTGCTACTTTTCTTGCTGAAAGTTCATAATTTAGGGCTCTCGTTGGAACGGTGCATCCAAGAAAAAGTGCGTATTTCATCTTAATACCTCCGATTTTCAAATGCTAATGAGCACAGCACCCATAAAAGCAAGCGCTATGCCCAAAAGTTTCTTAATGGTTAGAGCCTCACGAAGAACACCTATAGCAAGTATTGTCGTTATTATAGGATAAAGCGATGTTAGAACAACAACTCTTGACGACTCGGTTATGCTAACAGCTTTGTAGAAAAACGGCGTCCCGAGACTCGAACTTATGCCTGCCGCCGCAGCGAGCAAGTAGTACGCGTTAACATTCTTGGCGAAGCCTTTGCCGAAAAGGAGCATGTAAATGGGCAACAACAGCAAAGAGCCAAGAAAACTTGAGAGAAATGTGTATCCACTACCTATTTTATCAGCTGCAATCTTTGCAAAAAATCCCCATAAACCCCACATCAAAGTAGCCACCAATGCATATGGTATCCAGTTATGCATACGAGTTATCACCTCGCTATTTGCTTTCTTCCTGGCTGGATGTTTCTTCTATTACCGATTTTGCTACTTTACCAACACTTTCCTCGTCAAGAATTTTCCTTATCGGTTCAGGTTGTTCTGGTATTTCTGGTAATCCGAGTTTCTGTCTTCTTTTATTTAAGTCGCCCACCTCGTATAATCTTCCGAACTTGTAAACTTCTGCCGCCTGAAGCTTGAAAGCATCGTGCACTATCCCATGTTTAACGGCGATGTTCTTAAGCGCCATCATAAGCTCAGTTATAGTTATACCTTGTGGACACCGTTCTTGGCATGCCACACAACCTGAGCAAAGCCATACGAATTCGCTGTTAAGCACCTTGTCCCGCATACCCAAAAGAACCATGTGAATAATTTTTCTCGGGTTGAATACATCATCTATTTCGCGGACCGGACAGGATACCGTGCATGTGCCGCACGCAAAACATCTCGTTATAAGCTCCCCACCGGGAGTGTTCTTAACCTCATCGACGAATGTTGGGTCGAGTTCATCAGCCTTTATTACTTCCATTTGGCTCTCCTTGCAAATATTTTTATGAAAATAAATGGTCAACTATATTACTAATCAAGCGAAATTTTACTCAACTTATTTACCGACATTGCAGACGAAACAAAATACCTGTTGACCCATAAAAGTTACAAAGTTTTCTTTTACTAATGAACAACTTGGCTAAAATAACATTATCTTTTCTGCTTTTGCTAAGCACCATTTGCCTTGCACAGCCCGAATCTGTGGCATTGGAAAGCTTTATTGAGGGAATAGCTGAGGAATACTTCAACGAAAACTTATCTGCCGCGCTCGAGAAATTCTTAATGGCTGAGCTTTTCAACCCCAAAGAAGCAGCAATAAAAATTCAGATCGCGGAGATTTTATTCCTTGCGGGCGAATACGAGAGGGCACTTAAAAAGATTGACGAAGCTTTACTTCTTTCACCGAAAGATTGCGACGCGTTACTTTTGAAGGCGAAAATACTTACCGAACTTGGCGAATGTGAGCAGGCAGCAAAAATTATCAAATCATTGCCTACAGCTATTCCTGAGGATTATCTTGGCATCGCTCAGTGTTTACTCGATAAAAAATTGTATAAACTGGCCGAAAATGTTCTTACCGCTGGTCTTGAGAGATTTCCTGAATCGGAAAATTTAAAACTTAAGCTTGCCAATATATATCTTCACGAAAAGAAGGTCGAGCAAGCTAAAAATATCCTTGTTTCGCACATAAAATCAAAACCCAGATCCAAAGAACTTAGATATATTTTATCGCAAATATATATTTATTCTAACTTTCACGACTCCGCTTTTATCGTGTTTAAGGATTATTTGGTTAATTTTCCGTTTTATCAAGATTCAATAAAATCCTTTGCCCAAGAATTACTTTTTTCGCCATTATCAATTAATTATAAAGATAGTGTTATCGTTTATATTGCTAAATATATGCCAGAATACATGGTCAAACTAACTTTCGATTATAGATATTGGCTTTTATATCATGGATTTTCACAGCATGCAACGGAAATATTGCGCGCAATTTCCCAAAAAACCGCTGACTTATCAATAGCAAATTTGCTCATGGGGATTTACTATGAAGACATATGGTGTGATGATTCCGCACTTATAAAATATATGCAAGTGATGAATGCTAATCCCCTATTTGAAGCATATATAAATTCCGCTTTCATATATCTTAACTATGGCTTTATAGATAGTGCTGTATATATTATAAAAGAGGGAATAAAAATCTTTCACGGCTCCAAATCATTCTGGTATTGGGGAGGTATGGTTCTCCTCTCAGCCAAAGAATATGAGTTGGCTTCCCATTTCCTCGCGGAAGCATGCAGATTAAGTCCTACTAAAACTAAATTCGTATATTCGGGACCTGCAGGTGTTTCCGTGGACCTGAATTTTGACTCAAGATTTGGGCTTGCAGACTCAAGAGAAAGGGCTGGAGCAAGACCAGAGGCAATATCAATACTTACTGAACTTATTCGTGAATATAACAACAACCCAAAGTTGCTAAACTATCTTGGATATATAATGGCAGATGATAGCTTCAAACTTGATTCTGCTATAGATATGATAAAAAAAGCTCTATCGTATGAGTCAAAAAACCCCGCATATATAGACAGCTACGGATGGGCACTATATAGATTGGGCAAATACGAGGAATCACTCTCATGGCTCAAAAAAGCTTATATATTAATGCCAAACGATCCAGTAATACTTGAGCATGTGGGTGATGTTTTTTCATCAACAGGAATGGCAGATTCAGCAATGTATTACTGGAAAAAAGCGCTTGACAGGGACCCAGGAAACAAAATTGTTCTGATGAAAATAATAAAAGCTATGGAGAGATAGGATGAAAAAAGAAATAAAAATAAATAATATAACCATTGGCGGAGAAAAAATTGTTCTTATAGCAGGTCCATGTGCCATAGAAAATGAGGATATGGCTTTAGAAACCGCGGAAAAGCTTGCCAATATAACATCAAAGTTAAACATACCATATATTTTCAAGGGCTCATATGATAAAGCCAATAGATTATCAATAAACTCTGGCAGAGGACTTGGCTTCCCAAGAGGACTGGGGGTTCTTCGGAAAATCAGAGAAACATTTAATATACCAGTCTTAACTGATGTACATGAAACATATCAAGTCGAAGCAGTAGCATCGGTTGTCGATATTATACAAATCCCAGCTTTTCTATGCAGGCAGACTGACCTCGTTCTTGCCGCCGCTTCAACTGGAAAACCGATAAATATAAAAAAAGGACAATTCATGGCTCCTGAAGACATGAAATACATAGCGCAAAAAGCTGAATATAAAGGCAATAAGAATATAATGATAACAGAACGCGGCACATCATTTGGATACCATGATCTGGTTCTCGACCCGCGTAGCATAGTTATACTAAGATCACTCGGCTATCCTGTAATTCTGGATATAACCCATAGCGCTCAAAAACCTGGTGGAATCGCTGGTGCTTCTGGCGGAGAAAGAATGTTCGTAATCCCATTTGGTAAGGTCGGAGTAGCGCTTGGTGTGGATGGCATATACATGGAAGTCCATCCTGACCCAGAAAAAGCTATATCTGATAAATTTATACAAGTACCACTCGATGAAGCCGAAAATTATATAAAAGCTATATTCAATATATAAAATAAAATGGAGGCGTATATGAACGATCTTTTTGGCAACGAGGAAACAAAGCCCGAAGAGGAAAAAACAGAGGTTCCCAAAAAACGAGAACGGCGCAGGAAAAAAACAAAACCTGAAGAACCTAAATCGTTTGAGGATGCTATCGATGAACTCGAAAAATTAGTTGAGAGGCTTGAAGACCCAGAGACACCGCT harbors:
- a CDS encoding tetratricopeptide repeat protein, which encodes MNNLAKITLSFLLLLSTICLAQPESVALESFIEGIAEEYFNENLSAALEKFLMAELFNPKEAAIKIQIAEILFLAGEYERALKKIDEALLLSPKDCDALLLKAKILTELGECEQAAKIIKSLPTAIPEDYLGIAQCLLDKKLYKLAENVLTAGLERFPESENLKLKLANIYLHEKKVEQAKNILVSHIKSKPRSKELRYILSQIYIYSNFHDSAFIVFKDYLVNFPFYQDSIKSFAQELLFSPLSINYKDSVIVYIAKYMPEYMVKLTFDYRYWLLYHGFSQHATEILRAISQKTADLSIANLLMGIYYEDIWCDDSALIKYMQVMNANPLFEAYINSAFIYLNYGFIDSAVYIIKEGIKIFHGSKSFWYWGGMVLLSAKEYELASHFLAEACRLSPTKTKFVYSGPAGVSVDLNFDSRFGLADSRERAGARPEAISILTELIREYNNNPKLLNYLGYIMADDSFKLDSAIDMIKKALSYESKNPAYIDSYGWALYRLGKYEESLSWLKKAYILMPNDPVILEHVGDVFSSTGMADSAMYYWKKALDRDPGNKIVLMKIIKAMER
- the kdsA gene encoding 3-deoxy-8-phosphooctulonate synthase; its protein translation is MKKEIKINNITIGGEKIVLIAGPCAIENEDMALETAEKLANITSKLNIPYIFKGSYDKANRLSINSGRGLGFPRGLGVLRKIRETFNIPVLTDVHETYQVEAVASVVDIIQIPAFLCRQTDLVLAAASTGKPINIKKGQFMAPEDMKYIAQKAEYKGNKNIMITERGTSFGYHDLVLDPRSIVILRSLGYPVILDITHSAQKPGGIAGASGGERMFVIPFGKVGVALGVDGIYMEVHPDPEKAISDKFIQVPLDEAENYIKAIFNI
- a CDS encoding 4Fe-4S dicluster domain-containing protein, producing the protein MEVIKADELDPTFVDEVKNTPGGELITRCFACGTCTVSCPVREIDDVFNPRKIIHMVLLGMRDKVLNSEFVWLCSGCVACQERCPQGITITELMMALKNIAVKHGIVHDAFKLQAAEVYKFGRLYEVGDLNKRRQKLGLPEIPEQPEPIRKILDEESVGKVAKSVIEETSSQEESK
- the xseB gene encoding exodeoxyribonuclease VII small subunit, with the translated sequence MNDLFGNEETKPEEEKTEVPKKRERRRKKTKPEEPKSFEDAIDELEKLVERLEDPETPLEESVKIFERAQFLAKWCMNILEKIEGKLKLLVPTEEGFELEDFEEQ